In a single window of the Streptomyces sp. CGMCC 4.7035 genome:
- a CDS encoding LysR family transcriptional regulator has translation MDFTDVSLVELRVFREVAERGTLTAAATALGYTQSAVSRQIASLERAAQAPLLERRRDGVRLTAAGHVVLRRAATVLDEIDATARELAGLPAEGGTVRLGWFASAGAVLLPRAIAALRRTHPAITVATREGSTPALVRALRAGTLDLALLAMEPPYRPFDTESPSLAVQTLTERSLLLAVPTTHPFARADSVDVADLRGQRWIAAPSSGKEKLLGVWPGLDERPQIAHTARDWLAKLHLVAAGCGLTTIPSALAAAAPPGVRLVSVRGGPQELRRLVLARLPHPLPEPAARLAEALHAAATDAGAVP, from the coding sequence ATGGACTTCACCGATGTCTCGCTGGTCGAGTTGCGCGTGTTCCGCGAGGTCGCCGAGCGCGGCACGCTGACCGCGGCGGCCACGGCCCTCGGCTACACCCAGTCCGCCGTGTCCCGGCAGATCGCCTCCCTCGAACGGGCCGCGCAGGCGCCGCTGTTGGAACGCCGCAGGGACGGAGTACGGCTGACCGCCGCCGGCCATGTCGTCCTGCGGCGCGCGGCGACCGTGCTCGACGAGATCGACGCCACCGCACGCGAACTCGCCGGGCTGCCCGCCGAGGGCGGCACCGTGCGGCTGGGCTGGTTCGCCAGCGCGGGCGCCGTTCTGCTGCCCCGGGCGATCGCCGCGCTGCGCCGCACCCACCCGGCCATCACGGTCGCCACCCGCGAGGGCAGCACCCCCGCACTCGTACGGGCCCTGCGCGCCGGCACGCTGGACCTCGCACTGTTGGCCATGGAACCGCCGTACCGCCCCTTCGACACGGAGTCCCCCTCGCTCGCCGTGCAGACGCTGACCGAACGCAGCCTGCTGCTCGCGGTGCCCACCACCCACCCCTTCGCCCGCGCCGACTCGGTCGACGTCGCCGACCTGCGCGGCCAGCGCTGGATCGCGGCTCCCTCGTCCGGCAAGGAGAAACTGCTCGGCGTGTGGCCGGGCCTGGACGAGCGGCCTCAGATCGCGCACACGGCCCGCGACTGGCTGGCCAAGCTGCACCTCGTCGCGGCCGGCTGCGGTCTGACCACGATCCCGTCCGCGCTCGCCGCCGCGGCACCTCCGGGCGTACGGCTCGTGTCCGTGCGCGGCGGCCCCCAGGAACTGCGCCGCCTGGTCCTGGCCCGCCTCCCGCACCCCCTGCCGGAACCGGCGGCCCGCCTGGCAGAGGCACTGCACGCGGCGGCGACCGACGCCGGCGCCGTACCGTAG
- a CDS encoding N,N-dimethylformamidase beta subunit family domain-containing protein: MSEMSRRTVLRAAGAGAVVIAGVQWTAAGVAEARPLTAHRTGDNPVVRENRAPGSDAWGVGHGESRGVDPKRPEIQGYAAAASVAPGETLGLHLSSRTARSCTVEIYRLGHYDGVRARHLLTATDVPVGRAWRVTVPDTWVSGIFLAVLTTGDGHRAYAPFVVREPARPSDLLVVVSLSTAHGPYAGLGMPEGFGTDTSASRWLEEAGYDVTYATEQDLHEGRVDPARYTAVVLPGAAGDTRWSRKTRAVVDRAPERAVLPRPFALSEPGRADDEVRRAAAERLDRILAAPVSTPRS; this comes from the coding sequence ATGTCGGAGATGTCCCGTCGTACGGTGCTGCGCGCCGCCGGAGCCGGAGCCGTCGTCATCGCGGGAGTCCAGTGGACGGCGGCCGGGGTCGCGGAGGCGCGGCCTCTTACCGCTCACCGGACCGGCGACAACCCCGTGGTGCGGGAGAACCGGGCCCCGGGCTCCGATGCGTGGGGCGTCGGTCACGGTGAGAGCCGCGGGGTGGATCCGAAGCGGCCCGAGATCCAGGGGTACGCGGCGGCGGCCTCCGTCGCCCCCGGCGAGACCCTCGGACTGCACCTCTCCTCCCGCACGGCCCGTAGCTGCACGGTGGAGATCTACCGTCTCGGCCACTACGACGGCGTGCGCGCCCGCCACCTGCTCACCGCCACCGACGTCCCGGTCGGCCGGGCGTGGAGGGTGACGGTCCCCGACACCTGGGTGTCCGGCATCTTCCTCGCCGTCCTCACCACCGGCGACGGCCACCGGGCCTACGCCCCCTTCGTCGTCCGTGAGCCGGCCCGCCCCTCCGACCTCCTGGTGGTCGTGTCGCTGAGCACGGCCCACGGCCCGTATGCCGGCCTCGGTATGCCCGAGGGCTTCGGCACGGACACGAGCGCGTCCCGGTGGCTGGAGGAGGCCGGCTACGACGTCACGTACGCGACCGAACAGGACCTGCACGAGGGGCGAGTCGACCCCGCCCGGTACACCGCGGTCGTCCTTCCGGGTGCCGCCGGGGACACCCGCTGGTCGCGGAAGACCCGCGCCGTGGTGGACCGCGCGCCCGAACGCGCGGTCCTGCCCCGGCCGTTCGCGCTGAGCGAGCCCGGCCGCGCCGACGACGAGGTACGGCGGGCAGCGGCCGAGCGGCTCGACCGCATCCTGGCGGCCCCGGTCAGCACACCCAGAAGCTGA
- a CDS encoding LuxR C-terminal-related transcriptional regulator: MPRTTPGGDRAPQAGPVAPNGDPVLAARFSVPVPPKTYVRRPRLTERLRQGVEGPVTLVNGPAGAGKTLLVADWIADEGPPGRVAWLTVEPEDNGPGVFWTYVLESLRRHGLASPDEIGSPARSGEVDHSLLTRLAAQLSRRAEPFILVLDEFDRVAASADIAEELQFVLRHSGDGLRLLILSRTEPLLPLHRYRAAGEVTDIRGADLAFRPEETAELLSRHGMRLSDEGTRALTERTGGWAAGLRLCLLAAQGADEPALFLKDFEAGRSTLADFLLAEVLDTQPAETQDLLLRTSILEQIHPELANALTGRQDAEAILAALHRANAFVEAIGHSWYRLHPLFAEILRVHLRVRHPGLEPELHRRAARWLSEAGQLAEALPHAADAGDWELAATRFIDELAIGRLLTGLDAERLDELFSRMSPDACGAAADLVRAARELARHDLDRGLDRLRRAEENLPTDEAPGSAALRLSCALLRVLAARMTGSADLAEAAAEDVAAAERALPAERLAQHPELPALMLTDLGSAELWAGRFDAAQSALSAAARAEAGPETAFPRHECLSRLALIDFLHGWPGRAETHAREAVAEAERSGLPPAARTGVAQLVLAAVAIDRDDLVAARTHLDHAASSAVPRDPIVTAGLALLRSRLLLARGHPRAALRLLEELGQPPAVVEPSPWVNDRTALGMSHAYLADGRPQAARQVLEDEGATSPENVVAAARARLATGEGEAALDLLTALPTGHGEGPAITVRALLARAQTADALGDGPEAQRLVARALSVARPERLRRPFLESGPWLRRLARRRPDLAQGHDWLPASLVGNAPAAGAPDCGPAPVTEPLSEREQEVLERLAQMMSTEEIAADLYLSVNTVKTHLKSLYRKLAATRRGEAVRRARELHLL, encoded by the coding sequence ATGCCGCGTACGACACCCGGCGGAGACCGGGCCCCGCAGGCGGGACCCGTGGCACCGAACGGCGACCCCGTGCTGGCCGCGCGGTTCAGCGTGCCCGTCCCCCCGAAGACGTATGTGCGCAGGCCGCGTCTGACGGAGCGGCTGCGCCAGGGCGTGGAAGGGCCGGTGACGCTGGTCAACGGGCCCGCGGGAGCCGGCAAGACCCTCCTCGTCGCCGACTGGATCGCCGACGAGGGCCCACCGGGCCGCGTGGCCTGGCTGACGGTGGAGCCCGAGGACAACGGGCCCGGCGTCTTCTGGACCTACGTGCTGGAGTCGCTGCGGCGACACGGGCTCGCGTCCCCAGACGAGATCGGCAGCCCGGCCCGTTCCGGCGAGGTGGACCACTCGCTGCTGACCAGGCTCGCCGCTCAGCTGAGCCGGCGGGCGGAGCCCTTCATCCTCGTCCTCGACGAGTTCGACCGGGTGGCCGCCTCGGCGGACATCGCCGAGGAACTCCAGTTCGTCCTCCGGCACTCGGGCGACGGACTGCGGCTGCTGATCCTCAGCCGCACGGAGCCCCTGCTGCCGCTGCACCGCTACCGGGCCGCCGGTGAGGTCACCGACATCCGCGGCGCCGACCTGGCGTTCCGTCCCGAGGAGACGGCCGAGCTGCTGAGCCGTCACGGCATGCGCCTTTCCGACGAGGGCACGCGGGCGCTGACGGAGCGCACCGGAGGCTGGGCCGCCGGACTGCGACTGTGCCTCCTGGCGGCGCAGGGCGCCGACGAACCGGCGCTCTTCCTCAAGGACTTCGAGGCGGGCCGGAGCACGCTCGCCGACTTCCTGCTCGCCGAGGTGCTCGACACACAGCCGGCCGAGACGCAGGACCTGCTGTTGCGCACGAGCATCCTCGAACAGATCCACCCCGAGCTCGCCAACGCCCTCACGGGCCGTCAGGACGCGGAAGCGATCCTGGCGGCGCTGCACCGCGCGAACGCCTTCGTCGAGGCCATCGGCCACTCCTGGTACCGGCTCCACCCCCTGTTCGCCGAGATCCTCCGGGTTCATCTGCGCGTCCGGCACCCCGGACTCGAACCCGAGCTCCACCGCAGGGCAGCGCGCTGGCTGAGCGAGGCCGGACAACTGGCCGAGGCCCTCCCGCACGCTGCGGACGCGGGCGACTGGGAGCTGGCCGCCACCCGGTTCATCGACGAGCTGGCGATCGGGCGGCTGCTGACCGGACTCGACGCCGAGCGCCTCGACGAACTCTTCTCCCGGATGTCCCCGGACGCCTGCGGAGCGGCCGCGGACCTGGTGCGCGCCGCCCGGGAACTGGCCCGCCACGACCTCGACCGCGGCCTGGACCGGCTGCGCCGCGCCGAGGAGAACCTGCCCACCGACGAGGCACCCGGCTCCGCGGCCCTGCGGCTCAGCTGTGCCCTGCTGCGCGTCCTCGCCGCCAGGATGACCGGTTCGGCGGACCTCGCCGAGGCAGCCGCCGAGGACGTGGCGGCGGCGGAGCGTGCCCTCCCCGCCGAGCGCCTCGCCCAGCACCCGGAACTGCCCGCCCTCATGCTCACGGACCTGGGATCGGCCGAGCTGTGGGCGGGACGGTTCGACGCCGCGCAGTCCGCGCTGTCCGCCGCCGCGAGGGCGGAAGCCGGGCCGGAGACCGCGTTCCCGCGGCACGAGTGCCTCAGCAGGCTGGCCCTGATCGACTTCCTGCACGGTTGGCCGGGCCGCGCCGAGACACACGCCCGGGAGGCGGTCGCCGAGGCGGAGCGCTCAGGTCTGCCACCCGCCGCCCGGACCGGTGTCGCCCAGCTCGTGCTGGCCGCCGTCGCCATCGACCGTGACGACCTCGTCGCGGCACGCACCCACCTCGACCACGCCGCCTCCTCCGCCGTCCCGCGCGATCCCATCGTCACCGCCGGGCTGGCACTGCTGCGTTCCCGCCTTCTGCTCGCCCGGGGCCACCCGCGCGCGGCCCTGCGGCTCCTGGAGGAACTGGGGCAACCGCCCGCCGTCGTCGAGCCCTCGCCCTGGGTGAACGACCGAACGGCCCTGGGGATGTCCCACGCGTACCTGGCCGACGGCCGTCCGCAGGCCGCGCGGCAGGTACTCGAGGACGAAGGGGCCACCTCCCCGGAGAACGTGGTGGCCGCGGCTCGCGCCCGGCTGGCCACCGGCGAGGGCGAAGCGGCACTCGACCTGCTCACGGCGCTCCCCACCGGGCACGGCGAGGGGCCGGCCATCACGGTACGGGCACTGCTGGCGCGGGCGCAGACCGCCGACGCACTGGGCGACGGGCCCGAGGCCCAGCGCCTCGTCGCACGGGCCCTGTCCGTGGCCCGGCCGGAGCGTCTGCGACGGCCGTTCCTGGAGTCCGGCCCCTGGCTGCGAAGGCTGGCACGCCGTCGGCCGGACCTGGCGCAGGGGCACGACTGGCTGCCGGCCTCGCTGGTCGGGAACGCCCCGGCGGCGGGCGCGCCCGACTGCGGTCCCGCGCCGGTGACCGAGCCGCTCAGCGAGCGTGAGCAGGAGGTCCTGGAACGGCTGGCGCAGATGATGTCGACGGAGGAGATCGCCGCCGATCTGTATCTGTCGGTGAACACCGTCAAGACCCACCTGAAGAGCCTCTACCGCAAGCTCGCGGCCACCCGACGGGGCGAGGCGGTGCGCAGGGCCCGGGAGCTGCACCTTCTGTGA
- a CDS encoding GAP family protein yields the protein MDSLKILPLAVTMMVGPQIMSAVVLVTVREAVRVSLAFLLGVAVATTAGVAIMRGLAALLGSAVDLGDPSQDGSLGLIIQYVLVGLLAAAAVKNWVGRETIEPPAWLGTLMSATPGRAFRVGLLIILLMPSDLIVMATVGVHLEQTGGSFAAALPFIALTVLIAALPLLAYLLFRRRAEAAMPRVRDWMNANSWLVNIVVCVIFIVLILT from the coding sequence ATGGACAGCCTGAAAATCCTGCCGCTCGCCGTCACGATGATGGTGGGGCCGCAGATCATGTCCGCGGTCGTCCTCGTGACGGTGCGCGAAGCGGTGCGCGTCTCGCTCGCGTTCCTCCTCGGCGTCGCCGTCGCCACGACGGCGGGCGTCGCGATCATGCGCGGTCTGGCCGCCCTTCTCGGTTCGGCGGTCGACCTGGGCGACCCCTCCCAGGACGGCTCCCTCGGGCTGATCATCCAGTACGTGCTGGTCGGCCTGCTCGCCGCCGCGGCGGTCAAGAACTGGGTGGGGCGGGAGACGATCGAGCCGCCCGCGTGGCTGGGGACACTGATGTCCGCGACACCGGGACGCGCCTTCAGGGTCGGCCTGCTGATCATCCTGCTGATGCCGTCGGACCTCATCGTGATGGCGACCGTCGGCGTCCATCTGGAGCAGACCGGGGGGAGCTTCGCGGCGGCCCTGCCCTTCATCGCGCTGACCGTGCTGATCGCCGCGCTGCCGCTGCTCGCCTACCTGCTGTTCCGGCGACGGGCGGAGGCGGCCATGCCGCGCGTGCGGGACTGGATGAACGCGAACAGTTGGCTGGTCAACATCGTGGTCTGCGTCATCTTCATCGTGCTCATCCTCACCTGA
- a CDS encoding DUF7144 family membrane protein, with protein MVSTAPSHGRSAGAMAAATGLTLFAAVMLFISGVLDVFRGIMAIAQDAVFLSTRNYVFRFDLTGWGWVHLVLGALAVAVSIGLFVAATWAKVLGVAIASLLIITNFLSIPYYPVWSLTLIALYGFIIWALCVSPRETVPR; from the coding sequence ATGGTCAGCACCGCTCCGTCGCACGGCCGCTCGGCCGGCGCCATGGCGGCCGCAACCGGCCTGACCCTCTTCGCCGCCGTGATGCTCTTCATCTCCGGCGTCCTCGACGTCTTCCGGGGCATCATGGCGATCGCCCAGGACGCTGTCTTCCTCTCCACCCGCAACTACGTCTTCAGGTTCGACCTGACGGGCTGGGGCTGGGTCCACCTGGTCCTCGGGGCGCTCGCCGTGGCGGTGAGCATCGGCCTGTTCGTGGCGGCCACCTGGGCGAAGGTCCTCGGGGTGGCCATCGCCTCCCTGCTGATCATCACCAACTTCCTGTCCATCCCGTACTACCCCGTGTGGTCACTCACCCTGATCGCGCTGTACGGGTTCATCATCTGGGCCCTGTGCGTGAGCCCGAGGGAGACGGTTCCGCGGTAG
- a CDS encoding SDR family NAD(P)-dependent oxidoreductase yields the protein MTSARIALVTGANQGLGRGLVEGLAARLGPDDLVLLTGRNAERVAGAVAHVAADPATRSRVAGRVLDVTDADAVARLAAELHDQYGGVDFVVSNASAMLTPDRSQSAQADDFIDVANGGALAVLRSFAPVLRAGGRLLVVASSLGTLGHLDPRLQPLFDGASLDEVEKAVESWRTALHTGTAEELGWPRWINVPSKVAQVAAVRAVAAERRDTDLPADRLIACVCPGLIDTALSRPWFTDFSGAQTPAQAATAVLDLLLTERVDPATYGELVRFGRVLDWHDGTPPQLPDGLLVN from the coding sequence ATGACTTCTGCACGCATCGCTCTCGTCACCGGCGCCAACCAAGGACTGGGCCGCGGCCTCGTCGAGGGGCTCGCCGCCCGTCTCGGCCCCGACGACCTGGTCCTGCTCACCGGCCGCAACGCCGAGCGGGTCGCGGGCGCCGTCGCGCACGTCGCCGCGGACCCCGCCACCCGGAGCCGGGTGGCGGGCCGGGTGCTCGACGTCACCGATGCCGACGCCGTGGCCCGGCTGGCGGCCGAACTCCACGACCAGTACGGCGGGGTGGACTTCGTGGTGTCCAACGCGAGCGCCATGCTCACGCCCGACCGGTCGCAGTCGGCACAGGCGGACGACTTCATCGATGTCGCCAACGGCGGCGCGCTCGCCGTACTGCGCTCGTTCGCGCCGGTGCTGCGCGCGGGAGGGCGGCTGCTGGTCGTCGCCAGCTCCCTGGGCACCCTCGGGCATCTCGATCCGCGGCTGCAACCCCTGTTCGACGGTGCCTCGCTCGACGAGGTGGAGAAGGCGGTCGAGTCGTGGCGCACGGCCCTGCACACGGGTACGGCCGAGGAACTGGGCTGGCCGCGCTGGATCAACGTGCCGTCCAAGGTCGCCCAGGTGGCAGCCGTCCGTGCGGTGGCGGCCGAGCGCCGGGACACCGACCTGCCGGCGGACCGGCTGATCGCCTGCGTCTGCCCCGGGCTGATCGACACGGCCCTCTCCCGGCCGTGGTTCACCGACTTCAGCGGGGCCCAGACACCGGCGCAGGCGGCGACCGCCGTACTCGACCTGCTGCTCACCGAGCGGGTGGACCCGGCGACGTACGGCGAACTCGTCCGGTTCGGACGGGTGTTGGACTGGCACGACGGCACGCCGCCGCAGCTTCCTGACGGCCTGCTCGTCAATTAG
- a CDS encoding phage baseplate protein, with product MIKLAAVTPPLLAGATLASAASVAQSVYWESVDQYWYVCQPDSTPEDLYRVTVSRLTADGALVDKMSIGRAGHGANLGVERDATGIYLWTDAVPSGGWATAVARIPYVANGTADASDASVVRTPRTGVYRVSATIDPTRRQLIFRWQSNDVASPQATGGIDRYDLAAAAAGTFTRLQTMSYGASGKTLQGYTSLGDYVYHLYGDQNQDNVTVTCMDWASGTVLQSQHITAFAGLPYREAEGICVFQNSPDDPAATVAFGIPARTDAGVRQLNLARFPHPGTNPWVPIPYSTTLYKPNSDNYIPQYRLAGDQVFLHFSLSKVDGTAWAQGETLFQLPLRARPDRTQRLLGVVSGAAVTADTMAVRFEVTTDGKVSVWDERTLVGWIGGDVSFWVC from the coding sequence TTGATCAAGCTCGCCGCCGTCACACCCCCTCTCCTCGCGGGCGCCACCCTCGCCTCCGCCGCCAGCGTCGCGCAGTCGGTGTACTGGGAGTCCGTGGACCAGTACTGGTACGTGTGCCAGCCCGACAGCACGCCGGAGGACCTGTACCGCGTCACCGTCTCGCGGCTCACCGCCGATGGGGCCCTGGTGGACAAGATGTCCATCGGCCGGGCCGGACACGGGGCGAACCTGGGGGTGGAGCGCGACGCCACCGGGATCTACCTCTGGACCGACGCCGTGCCGAGCGGTGGCTGGGCCACGGCCGTCGCCCGGATCCCGTACGTGGCGAACGGCACTGCCGACGCCTCTGACGCGTCCGTGGTCCGCACCCCGCGCACGGGGGTGTACCGGGTGTCGGCGACGATCGACCCGACCCGGCGGCAGCTGATCTTCCGCTGGCAGTCGAACGATGTCGCCTCCCCTCAGGCGACCGGCGGCATCGACCGCTACGACCTGGCCGCCGCCGCTGCCGGAACGTTCACTCGGCTGCAGACGATGTCGTACGGCGCCTCCGGCAAGACCCTCCAGGGGTACACGAGTCTGGGCGACTACGTGTACCACCTGTACGGCGACCAGAACCAGGACAACGTGACGGTGACGTGCATGGACTGGGCCTCCGGGACGGTGCTCCAGTCGCAGCACATCACCGCCTTCGCCGGCCTGCCCTACCGGGAGGCCGAGGGCATATGCGTCTTCCAGAACAGCCCGGACGACCCGGCCGCGACCGTGGCCTTCGGCATCCCCGCACGGACCGACGCGGGGGTGCGGCAGCTCAACCTCGCGCGCTTCCCGCACCCCGGCACGAACCCGTGGGTGCCGATCCCGTACAGCACCACGCTCTACAAGCCGAACAGCGACAACTACATCCCCCAGTACCGGCTCGCCGGCGACCAGGTCTTCCTGCACTTCTCGCTGTCCAAGGTGGACGGCACCGCCTGGGCGCAGGGCGAGACGCTCTTCCAGCTGCCTCTGCGGGCCCGGCCCGACCGGACGCAGCGCCTGCTCGGTGTGGTGAGCGGGGCGGCCGTCACGGCGGACACGATGGCCGTGCGGTTCGAGGTCACGACCGACGGCAAGGTGAGCGTCTGGGACGAGCGGACCCTGGTCGGCTGGATCGGCGGGGACGTCAGCTTCTGGGTGTGCTGA
- a CDS encoding DUF2252 domain-containing protein — translation MPTLDDTSLPPTERAARGRAVRARVPRSAHAAFVPDGKRPDPVDIIERQSAARVPELVPVRYGRMLESPFRFYRGAAAVMACDLGAAPHTGLTVQLCGDAHLLNFRLLASPERHLIFDINDFDETLPGPFEWDVKRLATSLVIAGRANSFTPQECAAIVRGSVRAYRERMRAFAGMRTLDIWYARDDASQFGALLAQPLDKNVRRRVSRASAQAYGRTGLQAAGKLTRLVDGVPRIVSDPPLITPLDELSAGAERDELENTLRGLIENYARTLSSERRHLLGRFHVVDLARKVVGVGSVGTRCWIVLLLGRDQEDPLLLQAKEAGESVLAPYADAEPQEDQGRRVVAGQRLMQAASDVFLGWERAVGFDGRQRDFYVRQLRDWKGIARPETMDPEELALFGRLCGASLARAHARSGDPIALAAYLGGGDRFDRAVATFAHAYADQNERDHRALVEAVASGRVTARTDPAA, via the coding sequence ATGCCTACCCTCGACGACACCTCTCTGCCGCCCACCGAACGTGCGGCGCGCGGCAGGGCGGTCCGTGCCCGCGTACCACGTTCCGCCCATGCCGCCTTCGTGCCGGACGGGAAGCGGCCGGACCCCGTCGACATCATCGAGCGGCAGTCCGCCGCCCGCGTACCGGAGCTGGTGCCGGTCCGGTACGGGCGGATGCTCGAATCGCCCTTCCGGTTCTACCGGGGTGCCGCCGCCGTCATGGCCTGCGACCTCGGCGCCGCCCCGCACACCGGCCTCACCGTCCAGCTGTGCGGTGACGCGCACCTGCTGAACTTCCGGCTCCTCGCCTCACCCGAGCGGCATCTGATCTTCGACATCAACGACTTCGACGAGACACTGCCGGGCCCGTTCGAGTGGGATGTCAAGCGCCTCGCCACGAGCCTGGTGATCGCCGGCCGCGCCAACTCGTTCACGCCACAGGAGTGCGCCGCGATCGTGCGTGGCAGCGTGCGGGCCTACCGCGAGCGGATGCGCGCGTTCGCGGGGATGCGGACGCTCGACATCTGGTACGCACGGGACGACGCCAGTCAGTTCGGGGCGCTGCTGGCCCAGCCGCTGGACAAGAACGTCCGTCGGCGGGTTTCCCGGGCGTCGGCCCAGGCATACGGGCGAACAGGTCTACAGGCGGCGGGGAAGCTCACCCGGCTGGTCGACGGCGTGCCCCGGATCGTCTCGGATCCGCCGCTGATCACCCCGCTCGACGAACTGTCCGCCGGTGCGGAACGGGACGAGCTGGAAAACACCCTGCGCGGGTTGATCGAAAACTATGCGCGGACGCTGTCGTCCGAGCGGCGGCACCTGCTGGGGCGGTTCCACGTGGTCGACCTGGCGCGCAAGGTCGTCGGGGTCGGCAGCGTCGGTACGCGGTGCTGGATCGTGCTGCTGCTGGGCAGGGACCAGGAGGACCCGCTGCTGCTCCAGGCCAAGGAGGCCGGCGAGTCGGTCCTGGCTCCCTACGCCGACGCGGAACCGCAGGAGGATCAGGGCCGGCGTGTCGTGGCCGGGCAGCGGCTCATGCAGGCGGCCAGCGACGTCTTCCTCGGCTGGGAGAGGGCCGTCGGCTTCGACGGCCGGCAGCGCGACTTCTATGTCCGCCAGTTGCGGGACTGGAAGGGAATCGCGCGCCCCGAGACGATGGACCCGGAGGAACTCGCGCTCTTCGGCCGGCTCTGCGGCGCCTCACTGGCCCGGGCCCACGCCCGTTCCGGCGACCCGATCGCGCTCGCGGCCTATCTCGGCGGCGGCGACCGCTTCGACCGGGCCGTGGCCACGTTCGCGCACGCCTACGCCGACCAGAACGAACGCGACCACCGGGCACTGGTGGAGGCGGTGGCGTCCGGCCGGGTCACGGCCCGGACCGATCCGGCGGCCTGA
- a CDS encoding YceI family protein produces MALVLLRRRRPKGFPAEAAGLSLPLPPGAGGMAREVVDPMGSAMAAADVTVTALDTHRVAVRGTTDPYGFFLAALPPGRYSLLIAAEGLQPHRETVEVLAGAAAAPERVWLQPAQTLQLPTPGPWLFDPPHTAIRFIAKHVGMGHVHGRFERFDGGIQVAQDMTDSRVHVRIDASSINTGNTTRDNHLRSADFLDVERFPYIDFASTRFTYRGGSKWMLQGSLTMHGVSRSVSLDTTYLGTVNGGYGEELRCAALAKAELHREDYTLNWRSMLARGIAVVGPTVQLELDIQAMYRTHDTPTPPE; encoded by the coding sequence ATGGCCCTCGTATTGCTGCGGCGTAGGCGGCCCAAGGGCTTCCCTGCCGAGGCGGCGGGCCTCTCGCTCCCCCTCCCGCCCGGCGCCGGTGGCATGGCCCGCGAGGTCGTCGACCCGATGGGCTCGGCCATGGCCGCCGCGGACGTCACCGTCACCGCGCTCGACACGCACCGCGTGGCGGTCCGCGGCACGACCGACCCGTACGGCTTCTTCCTGGCGGCGCTGCCGCCCGGACGGTACAGCCTGCTGATCGCGGCGGAGGGACTGCAGCCGCACCGTGAGACGGTCGAAGTCCTCGCGGGCGCGGCGGCGGCTCCCGAGCGTGTCTGGCTCCAGCCGGCCCAGACCCTGCAACTGCCGACGCCCGGCCCCTGGCTCTTCGACCCGCCGCACACGGCGATCCGCTTCATCGCCAAACACGTCGGCATGGGCCACGTCCATGGCCGCTTCGAACGCTTCGACGGCGGTATCCAGGTCGCCCAGGACATGACCGATTCCCGCGTCCACGTCCGCATCGACGCGTCCAGCATCAACACAGGCAACACCACCCGTGACAACCACCTGCGCTCCGCGGACTTCCTGGACGTCGAGCGCTTCCCGTACATCGACTTCGCGAGCACGCGCTTCACGTACCGCGGCGGCAGCAAGTGGATGCTCCAGGGTTCCCTGACGATGCACGGCGTGAGCCGCTCCGTGTCACTGGACACGACGTACCTGGGCACCGTGAACGGCGGCTACGGCGAGGAGCTGCGCTGCGCCGCCCTGGCGAAGGCGGAACTGCATCGCGAGGACTACACGCTGAACTGGCGTTCGATGTTGGCCCGGGGCATCGCGGTGGTGGGACCGACGGTGCAGCTGGAACTGGACATACAGGCCATGTACCGGACGCATGACACGCCCACGCCGCCGGAATAG
- a CDS encoding SHOCT domain-containing protein — protein MSDYPLLNAFLTMLWFFLWVMWFMLLFRVVFDVFQDDSLGGWAKAGWTLFVCVLPFVGILVYLIARGRGMGERAVQRAQAQEQAFRAYVQEAAAGTPTTGPTKADQLAKLAGLHDHGDITDAEYETAKAKVLAA, from the coding sequence GTGTCCGATTACCCCCTCCTCAACGCGTTTCTCACGATGCTGTGGTTCTTCCTGTGGGTCATGTGGTTCATGCTGCTGTTCAGGGTCGTCTTCGACGTCTTCCAGGACGACAGCCTGGGCGGCTGGGCCAAGGCGGGCTGGACGCTGTTCGTCTGCGTGCTGCCCTTCGTGGGCATCCTCGTCTACCTGATCGCCCGTGGCCGGGGCATGGGCGAGCGCGCCGTGCAGCGGGCCCAGGCCCAGGAGCAGGCGTTCCGTGCCTACGTCCAGGAGGCGGCGGCCGGTACCCCCACGACGGGCCCGACCAAGGCGGACCAGCTGGCCAAACTGGCCGGCCTGCACGACCACGGCGACATCACCGACGCGGAGTACGAGACGGCGAAGGCCAAGGTTCTCGCCGCCTGA